Sequence from the Dehalococcoidia bacterium genome:
ACGATATTCCCCGCCTGGCCCTGCATCCCGAAGCTCACCAGGCGCCGCATGACGCCCCAGGTCCCCAGGCCTCGCGGCCAGGCGCGGACGCCCAGTGCCGCGTAGCCGGCAAGCACGGACGGGAGCGGGGACAGGCTCCATAGGAGTATCGCGCGTGGCACCGTCAGGGAGCCCGCAACCTCCAGGGCCACAAGCCCCGCCAGCGTCACGAAGGGGACAGCGGCCTCGATGATGCTCACGATGAGGAACCTTCCGTCCGAGCGTAGTAGGACCTCGACGAGGCGGAACTGGACGACGAGGGGGATTGCGAGGACGACGAACCATTGGGGCACGCCGGCGTCGCTGAGCCACTCGCCGGCGAGGGCCTCCAGGACGGCCGCCGCGGCAGCGGCCAGCAGGGCCGACAGGACGGTCGTGCTGAGGCCTGCCTCGAGCGCCTGGCGCGCCGAGACTTCACCTCTGCTCACGTAGTAAAGGGCGGCGATGCTCACGCCAAAGGAGATGAACGCGTAGCTGAGATTGATAGACGTTTGATACAGGGCCGTCACGCCCCGGCCTTCGCTACCGAGGAACTGCGATACCGCGACGATGATGAGGAAGCTCAGCACGTACACGGTGAGGGTGCTGAGGAAGATCAGGTTGACGTTGGCCAGGAAGCCCCCGTGGCGCTGAGGGTCAGCGGTGGTGCCACCATAGGCGTCAGACACGAGTGGCCGCTCCGCTGACCGCGCGCCCGACCAGCGCTTCGACCTCACGCAGCTCTGCGTTGAGGCGGTCCTGCCAGCTCCAGAATTCCCTGGCGGCGAGGCGCGCCGCGGCCTCGCCGAGGCGCCGGCGGCGCTCCCGGTCGGACGCTAGCGACGCGAGCGCCCTGGCGATGCGAGACGGCTCCCCGGAGGCCGGCAACAGCACACCTGTCTCCCCGTCCCGGATGAGATCGGCGGTGTCGCCTTCGTCCAGGGTCAGGATGCACCGCCCGGCGCTCATGGCCTCGAGCAGGGGGTTGCCGACATTCGAGAGCTCGTTCAGCGACAGGAAGATGTCCGCTGCCCAGAGGTAACGCTGGACCTCCGCCTGCGGTACGGCGCCCGTGAAGGTCACGGCTGGCGCTACGCCACGGTCCCGGGCCAGCGCTTCGAGGTTCGTGCGCTCCTCCCCGTCGCCCACGACGATGAGACGCGCCCTTGTGACCTCCCGCCGCAGGAGCGCGAGCGCGTCGATTGCGCGGTCGATGCGCTTCCATCGGGCGAGGCGGGCGGCGGTCACGAGCACGATGTCATCCGGCGCGAGGCCGAGCGCGGCGCGGGCCTCTTCAGCCTCGGCTTCAGTGGGCGGGCGGATGTGGCGCAAGTCAAGGCCGTTGCGCCAGAAGCGGACCTTGCCGGCAGAGGCGGGGTTCAGACGCGCGAGCACCTCAGCGCCGCGCGTGCCGTCGTTCGTCATCACGTAGAGGTCGGCAGGCGTGCGCAGGGCCAGCACCTCCTCGTACCGGCGCAGTAGTTGCAGCCGGCTGTCGAGGTAGGGGTGCATGATGGTGCCCTGAAATCGGGCGACGAGCGGTAGTGGCAGCCTGCGGCGGACAAGGCGCTGGGCGAGCACGCCGTGTACCTCGTAGCCGTAGAGGAGGTCATATGCCCGCCCGCGGGCGGTCTGGAGGGCCCTCCGTGAGGCGAGCCAGGGGAAGAGCGCGGCAAACCGCAGCTTCTGGTCGGCGCGCAGCACGAAATCGGGCCACGGGACGCGTGACTCGCCGAGCGAGGGGAGATGGAACTGATGAAAGGTCACGCCCTCCAGCTCGGGCGGCGGCACCGGGGGCGCGCCGTGGTGGTGGTTCGCGCCGATGGTGGGTGAGACGACGTCCACCAGGTGGCCCCGCTGGCCGTAGGCCTGCAGCGTCTTGTGAAGGGAGGGGGCGCCGCCCTGGCCGGAAAGGGCCCAGACGTCCAGGGCGGTGATCAGGAGGATGCGCAAGCCCCACCTCTCCGCCGCGCCCGGCGAGCATGCAACCCCTCCCCGGCCGCGGGAGGGTGGCCTGAGGTCGGTCGATGGCCGGGGATGGACTGCAGGCTGATGTTCGACGGCCCTCGAGTCGGCTCACCGTGTCGGATGCCGTTGTGGGTTAGTGTAGGAGAGGGACGGCATCGACGCCAAAGCGCGGCAATTGATAGGATCGTCCGGAGCCCGCTATGATTTATCGTTCCCACGCATCGGGGTGTAGCTCAGCCAGGCTAGAGCGCACGGTTCGGGACCGTGAGGTCGGCAGTTCAAATCTGCCCACCCCGACCATGCAGCGCCAACGACGAGATGCCGCGCGTGCATCCGTGTTTCTTCTCAACGAGGTGTAACGTCGATGACAATGCCCGCCCAAGGGGAAGATGCGGCCCGCCTGAAGCGTCAGCGTGCCGACCAGGCGATAGCCCTCGCGCTCGAGGGCCGCTGGGAAGAGGCGGTCAGCCTCAACCGCCAGATTCTCGAGACCTCGCCTAACGATGTCGATAGCTGGAACCGCCTCGGCAAGGCCCTGCTGGAGCTGGGCCGGCTGCGCGAGTCCCGCGAGGCTTACCAGACCGCCCTCGAGCTCGACCCGGTAAACACGATCGCCAAGCGCAACCTCGAGCGCCTGGCGAACGTGAAGGAAGAGGAGTTCGCGCGCGAGGGCACCGGCAAGGCTGCCCAGGACGTCTTCATCGAGGAGATGGGCAAGTCCGGCACCAGCATGCTCCAGGACGTGCAGACGGACATGCTCAGCCGCCTCGTCGCCGGCGACGAGGTCTACCTGAAGGCGGACGACACGGTCCTGCGCGTCGAGAATGCCCAGGGTGAGTTCATCGGCACGGTGGAGCCGAAGCTCGGGCTGCGTCTCACGCGCCTCATGCAAGGCGGCAACCGCTATGCGGCCGCGATCAAGAGCGTGAGCGACGCGGGCGCCGAGATCATCATCAAGGAGACCTACCGCGACCCGAGCCAGACGCGCCTCTCCTTCCCCGCGACGAGCGCCGAGGGCCTGAGGCCCTACACCCGTGAGACCCTCCTCCGCTACGACATCGATGAGGAAGAGGATGAGACCGAGGACGAGGCGGAGGTCGAAGACTGGGAGGCGGATGAGACCGAGGTCGGCGAGCCGGGCCTCATGAGCCTCAGCTCCTTCAAGGAGACAATAGAGGGCCACGAGGACGAAGACGACGAACTCTAACCCGAGCGTCGGAGTCGCCTGGTGAGACGGGTCGGCGTCACGCGCTGGGAGGACGTCGCCGGCGAGAGCATCGAGCGATACTGGCAGCGCCTGCGAGACGCAGGCCTCGAGCCGGTCGACATGCACGGACCTGGTTGCACGCTGGAAGGGCTGAGCGGCCTGGTCCTGACTGGCGGCGTCGACATCGACCCCGCGCGTTACGGCGCCGAACGCCACGAGCGGGTCAGGCGCATCGATCCGCTGCGGGACGAGTTCGAGTCAGCCCTCCTGCATGCGGCTTTGCGACAGGACATGCCGGTCCTGGCCATCTGCCGCGGCCATCAGCTCCTGAACGTGTGCCTTGGCGGCTCGCTGCTGCAGCACATCGAGAGCGGCGAGCACGTCGCGGACTATCGCAGCGAGGGCTTCCCCTCGCGCAGCCACGAGGTCGTGACGGCTGCAGGGTCGCGGCTGCGCGAGTGGCTGGGCGAGCGCTGCCTGGTGAACTCGCGTCATCACCAGGCGGTCACGACGGAGCGGCTCGCGCCGGGGCTGACGGCCGCGGCGACCTCGGCGGACGGCCTGGTCGAGGGCATCGAAAGCCAACGCCACACGTGGGTGGTCGGGGTGCAGTGGCACCCGGAGCGCGATGAACCGCAGCTAGCGGGGTTCGAAGCGTCGGGGCGGCGTCTTTTCGAGGAGTTGGCGGCCGTCGTGCTCGCGTCTGCTGTCCGGACCTAACGCCGCCGCCGGCGTGTCCACTGCTCGACGAAGTCGACCTCGTCCTCGCGGCGTTCGGCGAGGCGGCTTCTTCGTCCCGGCGTCACGGCCCACACGTACACCATCGTCAGCCCGCCGTGCAGGGTCGTACCGATGAGCGTGGCGATGACGACCAGGAACACGAACCCGCCGCTACTCGTGCCACCCGCGCCCAGGGAACGGTACGACTCTTCCGCGCCCATGGTCCCGGCGAAGGTGACCAGGCAGACGGCCGCCACCCAGTGCGAGGCGGCGCCCACGGCCGCCCCGAACAGGTCGACCTCGAAGAGGCCGGTCATCCGCCTCCAGAGGGCGCGCAGGGCGTAGAGCGAGATCGAGAGGGCCGGTAGGGCCAGAAACAACGCCGAGACGGTCGGTACCCAGGACGCCAGGCCAAGGTCGTCGGCGGCGCCCCAGGCGGCGGGCGCCATCGCCAGCAAGAGGGCGGCGGCCCCACCGGAAAGGAGCGGTGGCGCGAGCACCAGGAGCTTCCGCAGCGGGTTGGCGCGCAGGGGCGTGGCCGGGGCATTGTCCACTTCGCTTGGCCTCCGGAGAATCAAATGGTATCATTGATTTAGCATTTTCGCCTCTATAGCCCGGAGCTATCGATGACCCAGGCCCCGTCATCAGAGTTCGGCGATATCCGCCCCATCCGCATTGAGGACGAAATGCGCGTGTCCTTCGTGGACTACGCGATGAGCGTCAACGTCTCGCGGGCGATCCCGGATGTCCGCGACGGCCTCAAGCCGGTACAGCGCCGCATCCTCTACGCGATGTCGGAGCTCGGACTCGACGGCAACCAGAACAAGAAGTGCGCCACTGTCGTCGGCGAGGTGATGGGTAAGTACCACCCCCACGGCGACGCCCCAATCTACGAGGCGCTTGTCCGCTTGGCCCAGGACTGGTCTATGCGCTATCCGCTGGTCACCGGCCAGGGCAACTTCGGCAGCATCGACAACGACCCGCCGGCCGCCATGCGCTACACCGAGGCGCGCCTTGCCCCGATCGCCACGGAGCTCCTGGCGGACATCGACAAGAACACCGTCGACTTCGTCCCCAACTTCTCGGACGAGCATTTGCAGCCTGTCGTTCTCCCGGCGCGCATCCCCAACCTCCTCATAAACGGCGCCTCCGGCATCGGCGTGAGTCTGGCGACGAACATCCCGCCCCACAACCTGGGCGAGGTGCTGGATGCCGTGACAACGCTGCTCGACAACCCGGACGTCTCCTCAGACGAGCTTTCGAACATCATCAAGGGGCCGGATTTCCCGACCGGCGGGATCATCTTCGGCCGTAACGCGATCAAGCAGGCGTATAGCGACGGCCGCGGCCGCATCGTGGTGCGGGCGCGCGCTCATGTCGAGGAGTCGCGCTCGGGCCGGGCGCAGATCGTAGTCACGGAGCTGCCATTCCAGGTCAACAAGGCCGGCCTTGTGGCCCGGATCGCGGAGCTGGTAAAGCAGCGCAAGATCGAAGGCATCAGCGACCTGCGGGACGAGAGCGACCGCAACGGCATGCGGATCGTCATCGAGCTGGCCCGCGGCGGGCAGGCGCCCGTGATCCTCCGGAACCTCTACAAGCACACGGCGATGCAGTCCACCTTCGCCGTCAACATGCTGGCGCTGGTCGAGAACGAACCCCGCACGATCCGCCTGAAGACGGCGCTGGAGCTGTACATCAACCACCGGCGGGAGGTGATCCGGCGCCGGAGCGAGTTCGACCTTCAGAAGGCGCGCGACCGTGCCCACATCCTCGAAGGCCTCCTCAAGGCCATCCAGAACCTGAACGCCGTCATCCGCACCATCCGCGAGTCGCCGTCTGCCGACGTGGCGAAGGAGCGCCTGCAGGAGCGGCCCTTCGGCCTGACGGAGATACAGGCGCAGGCCGTCCTGGACATGCAGTTGCGCCGCCTGGCCAACCTGGAGCGGCAAAAACTGCAGGACGAATACGCGGAGGTCATCCAGAACATCAACTACCTGGAGGACCTGCTCGCGAACCCGCGAAAGATCGACTTCCTGATCAAGGACGAGGCCGCGGAGGTCAAGAAGAAGTACGCCGACGAGCGCCGGACCCAGGTCGTGGAGCAGGAGGTCGAGGACTTCAGCGAAGAGGACCTGATCCCGCACCAGGAGTGCGTCATCACCCTCACCAACCGCGGCTACATCAAGCGGCTGCCCCTGGACACTTACCGCACGCAGCGGCGCGGCGGCCGGGGCATCACCGGCATGGGAGTGCGGGAGGCCGACGCCATCTACCGCCTTCTGGTAGCAGACACGCACGACAGCTTGCTGTTCTTCACGGACCGGGGTCGCGTCTTCCAGCTGAAGGTGCACGAGATCCCGGACTCCACCCGCCAGGCCCGCGGCACCCCCCTCGTGAACCTGATCGAGATCGAGCCGG
This genomic interval carries:
- a CDS encoding oligosaccharide flippase family protein, which translates into the protein MSDAYGGTTADPQRHGGFLANVNLIFLSTLTVYVLSFLIIVAVSQFLGSEGRGVTALYQTSINLSYAFISFGVSIAALYYVSRGEVSARQALEAGLSTTVLSALLAAAAAAVLEALAGEWLSDAGVPQWFVVLAIPLVVQFRLVEVLLRSDGRFLIVSIIEAAVPFVTLAGLVALEVAGSLTVPRAILLWSLSPLPSVLAGYAALGVRAWPRGLGTWGVMRRLVSFGMQGQAGNIVQTLNYRLDSYLVALFVSSAGVGLYANGVAVSEALWLVANSVAVVLIPKLASSDPEYAARATPLVCRNTMLVTALSAVAVAAASPFAVPFVFGDEFEGSVEPLLWLLPGAVAMSGAKVLSAYVFSQGKPMLNTWISAATLALTLALDLVLIPPFGVAGAAGASTIAYCANLVLTLVAYGRISGGRPLDAVLPRLADVGLFVEGARSTLSRLRGGSKSPPASLEAG
- a CDS encoding glycosyltransferase family 4 protein, translating into MRILLITALDVWALSGQGGAPSLHKTLQAYGQRGHLVDVVSPTIGANHHHGAPPVPPPELEGVTFHQFHLPSLGESRVPWPDFVLRADQKLRFAALFPWLASRRALQTARGRAYDLLYGYEVHGVLAQRLVRRRLPLPLVARFQGTIMHPYLDSRLQLLRRYEEVLALRTPADLYVMTNDGTRGAEVLARLNPASAGKVRFWRNGLDLRHIRPPTEAEAEEARAALGLAPDDIVLVTAARLARWKRIDRAIDALALLRREVTRARLIVVGDGEERTNLEALARDRGVAPAVTFTGAVPQAEVQRYLWAADIFLSLNELSNVGNPLLEAMSAGRCILTLDEGDTADLIRDGETGVLLPASGEPSRIARALASLASDRERRRRLGEAAARLAAREFWSWQDRLNAELREVEALVGRAVSGAATRV
- a CDS encoding tetratricopeptide repeat protein; amino-acid sequence: MTMPAQGEDAARLKRQRADQAIALALEGRWEEAVSLNRQILETSPNDVDSWNRLGKALLELGRLRESREAYQTALELDPVNTIAKRNLERLANVKEEEFAREGTGKAAQDVFIEEMGKSGTSMLQDVQTDMLSRLVAGDEVYLKADDTVLRVENAQGEFIGTVEPKLGLRLTRLMQGGNRYAAAIKSVSDAGAEIIIKETYRDPSQTRLSFPATSAEGLRPYTRETLLRYDIDEEEDETEDEAEVEDWEADETEVGEPGLMSLSSFKETIEGHEDEDDEL
- a CDS encoding gamma-glutamyl-gamma-aminobutyrate hydrolase family protein (Members of this family of hydrolases with an active site Cys residue belong to MEROPS family C26.), with the translated sequence MRRVGVTRWEDVAGESIERYWQRLRDAGLEPVDMHGPGCTLEGLSGLVLTGGVDIDPARYGAERHERVRRIDPLRDEFESALLHAALRQDMPVLAICRGHQLLNVCLGGSLLQHIESGEHVADYRSEGFPSRSHEVVTAAGSRLREWLGERCLVNSRHHQAVTTERLAPGLTAAATSADGLVEGIESQRHTWVVGVQWHPERDEPQLAGFEASGRRLFEELAAVVLASAVRT
- the gyrA gene encoding DNA gyrase subunit A, giving the protein MTQAPSSEFGDIRPIRIEDEMRVSFVDYAMSVNVSRAIPDVRDGLKPVQRRILYAMSELGLDGNQNKKCATVVGEVMGKYHPHGDAPIYEALVRLAQDWSMRYPLVTGQGNFGSIDNDPPAAMRYTEARLAPIATELLADIDKNTVDFVPNFSDEHLQPVVLPARIPNLLINGASGIGVSLATNIPPHNLGEVLDAVTTLLDNPDVSSDELSNIIKGPDFPTGGIIFGRNAIKQAYSDGRGRIVVRARAHVEESRSGRAQIVVTELPFQVNKAGLVARIAELVKQRKIEGISDLRDESDRNGMRIVIELARGGQAPVILRNLYKHTAMQSTFAVNMLALVENEPRTIRLKTALELYINHRREVIRRRSEFDLQKARDRAHILEGLLKAIQNLNAVIRTIRESPSADVAKERLQERPFGLTEIQAQAVLDMQLRRLANLERQKLQDEYAEVIQNINYLEDLLANPRKIDFLIKDEAAEVKKKYADERRTQVVEQEVEDFSEEDLIPHQECVITLTNRGYIKRLPLDTYRTQRRGGRGITGMGVREADAIYRLLVADTHDSLLFFTDRGRVFQLKVHEIPDSTRQARGTPLVNLIEIEPGELVTAVVGTTTYDDDFMLLATKRGEVKKTPLSEFESVRRAGLIAMNIEPGDSLVLAGLAREDDEVVLVSSQGKAIRFRVAELRSASRQSGGVRGMRLSGPDDEVVAMEIPRPGAMLLTISETGLGKRTEFAEYPRHSRGGQGVVTHNVTARTGRIVAARTVLPGWELILVSQSGIVMRTTVDSIAKVGRAAQGVHVMNVGQGDRVASLACVDLAKNSGNPAASGARGNGSSPDGRPRRRRT